The following are from one region of the Aspergillus luchuensis IFO 4308 DNA, chromosome 4, nearly complete sequence genome:
- a CDS encoding FAD-dependent oxidoreductase (COG:S;~EggNog:ENOG410PM5A;~InterPro:IPR036188,IPR002938;~PFAM:PF01494;~SMCOG1087:hypothetical protein;~antiSMASH:Cluster_4.1;~go_function: GO:0071949 - FAD binding [Evidence IEA]) — MTPPKIAIIGAGPAGLTLARLLQHNGIPCIVYEAEENRHARTQGGCLDIHEGSAQVALRECGLFEEFLAVARTEGEVLKIYQPDGALLLDEGSDYGEKRPDSFNGRPEVDRVKLRSMLIDSLEWGSLRWGHKLKKVTTEATGTRLQYDLHFHDHTETGFDLVVGADGAWSKVRHLLTDTRPIFSGISGVDFKYSAIDEKDAALAQRVGKGMCLTLGSHTTVLSQRNGDGCVRTYGFMRLPEDWHTTCGIDWTQPQQAKREFVDRYYEGFNDDSKNLMLEADDDLVPRPMYMLPIGHKWQHRAGLTLIGDAAHLMTPFAGVGVNVGMEDALELARAIIARKSTWEDGQPFAGANSLSAAVGQYEQAMFPRAEGYARETWMYLNLFFNERGGHAMCEHFAKAKEQAKEAAVEKKPEEAEKTGEVKETVVEKAIAVE, encoded by the exons ATGACTCCTCCTAAGATTGCAATCATCGGCG CGGGCCCTGCCGGTCTTACTTTGGCCCGTTTGCTGCAACACAACGGCATCCCCTGTATCGTCTACGAGGCAGAGGAGAACCGCCATGCTCGCACACAGGGTGGCTGTCTAGACATCCACGAGGGGTCAGCACAAGTGGCTCTGCGGGAGTGTGGTCTTTTCGAAGAGTTCCTTGCAGTTGCCCGCACGGAGGGCGAGGTATTGAAGATCTACCAGCCCGACGGCGCACTGCTGCTCGACGAAGGTTCCGACTACGGCGAGAAGCGCCCAGACTCTTTCAACGGACGTCCAGAAGTGGACCGGGTGAAGCTGCGCAGCATGCTCATTGACTCCCTTGAATGGGGCAGTCTCCGCTGGGGCCACAAACTCAAGAAGGTCACCACTGAAGCAACGGGCACCCGTCTGCAATACGACCTGCACTTCCACGACCACACCGAGACCGGGTTTGACCTGGTGGTTGGCGCTGACGGGGCCTGGAGCAAGGTGCGCCACTTGCTCACGGACACCCGGCCCATTTTCTCGGGCATCTCTGGCGTCGACTTCAAGTACAGCGCCATCGACGAAAAGGACGCGGCTCTGGCCCAGCGCGTCGGCAAGGGCATGTGCCTGACTCTTGGCAGCCACACGACTGTACTGTCGCAGCGGAACGGCGATGGCTGCGTCCGGACCTACGGGTTCATGCGGCTGCCGGAGGATTGGCACACGACGTGCGGCATCGACTGGACCCAGCCGCAGCAGGCCAAGCGGGAGTTTGTCGATCGCTACTATGAAGGGTTCAACGATGACTCCAAGAATCTCATGCTGGAAGCCGACGACGATTTGGTGCCTCGCCCCATGTACATGCTTCCCATTGGTCACAAGTGGCAGCACCGTGCAGG TCTGACTCTTATTGGCGATGCCGCCCACTTGATGACACCATTTGCGGGAGTTGGCGTGAATGTGGGGATGGAAGATGCTCTAGAGCTGGCACGGGCCATCATCGCGCGCAAGAGCACTTGGGAAGATGGCCAGCCCTTTGCGGGTGCGAATAGTCTCTCCGCCGCAGTGGGGCAATACGAACAGGCCATGTTCCCTCGTGCTGAAGGCTACGCCCGTGAGACGTGGATGTATCTGAACCTGTTCTTCAACGAGCGGGGCGGTCATGCCATGTGCGAACACTTCGCCAAAGCGAAGGAGCAGGCTAAGGAGGCTgcagtggagaagaagcctgaagaggcggagaagactggggaggtgaaggagacggtggtggagaaggctATTGCTGTGGAGTAA